The following nucleotide sequence is from Zingiber officinale cultivar Zhangliang chromosome 10A, Zo_v1.1, whole genome shotgun sequence.
TTCAGTTAATCTGTCAATGGTGTAAATTGCGAAACATGAATTAACTCAAAACTTTTATAAGAACGTGGTACTAAAAACTAATTCAGCAGAGATGTGAAAGCTAAAAGGATATATGGGGGTTGGACAAAAAGGATTTTATAAGTatgtataaaattaataaaagattACATCTAATTTTCTAATTAAATTAGTACcccataatttatattttgtttattCATTTTACAAAATTCTCTTGGACTTTGCTGATGAACATTTCCAACTTTCGTAGATTCGATCACAACCTCTGCTTTAGTTGTAGTGATGAATTAGCATCTGAAATATGAGTGACAAAAATGAAGGCATGATAGGTGAATAATTGTCAGCTGGAGGGAGAGTCGTGGGACCCTGCTGATTCCCCTCGACTTAGTAGCCAGGCTAGCAAATCAAATGCGCGGTCTCACATTAATGTATGGTGTCCGGGATCTTGGAGGTGATCAGAAATTACTCACGAGCAGTAAAGCGGATCGCACCGTGGACGAAAAGTTATCACGCGCGTGGAGAGGGATCCTTTCCGAGATTCGCTGTGGAGCCCAGTGACATCGAAGCAGCTAGCGTCGCGGTACGTCCCGCCATGGACTGTGGTTCGCGTTTGACAAACGACGATGGaggcagcggcggcggcggcgcttGCACTTGCCGCCACCAGCATCATCAGCGCCACAACCGCGGTTGAAACCTGCTCTGCCATGGGACGGCGGCAGCTTGGAGATGACATAGTCGAATGCAGGCGTAGTAAAATGCAGATCACTTTTGCAATGGGAAATTAATAGAAGCGTCATGTCGGTGGCTCAGGTCGAGGTTTAATTTTAGTTCAATTTGGAAGGACTGGGTTGGTCGAACCGCCAGACATTTTGGGTTAATGGATGTTGTTCAATGCCACCGCCTTTTTCTTGGTGAAAAATAATACTGCCACGCTGGACATAATCcaataataaaatctaattccATCTTAAATTTAACCAAACAAATTATAACGAAAAAGAATTCTAAAGAACACAAATTTGAAATAGAGGAATTCATTAGACAGACTTGTTCAAATAAATTCATTGTACAGATGAATTCTGATTGAAATTGCTAATATAAATAAACAAGATCAATCTCTCGTACGCATGATAGCCACGTTGTCCTACCATTTCTTTGAAGAGTGGTAACCGGAATGGACCAAAGCATAGCTCGAGAAACACTTAAATACACATTAGAAAAGATACACCACCTCTTAGAATTTACCCGTACGAAAAGATCCCAGAAAAACACTAAAaacagaaagaaagaaaatataattaatcGACCTCAGAAAACAAAACAGAGACACAAACTTATTTATAATTCTGTTTTTCCCGAGGTGGATCTAATATCGCACTAATTATGCACCACTAATTACTAATCCGCCTCTTTACTTATACAAAAAGTCTGCTTTTTCCCCTCTTCGGATCACATCACAGAGCAAGCATTGGGATTCTCATCGCTAAAGATTTGAGGGGGATACGTGGGATAAGGGGGGTACGAGGGATACGCGTATCCCACGAATCCACCAGCGGCAGGGTGTCTTGGGTAGTAGTGATACAAATCGTTTCGCATCAGCTGTTCCACCACCTTCGGCGGCGGCGTAGCCTCCGCCGTCTCCGCTCCgcccccttccttcttctctttctcctctGCACCTCCGCCTgattccttttcttctttcttctcggCATTGTCCCCACCAGCGTCGCCGGCCTTCTTCTCGTCCTTCCCCGCGTCCTCGCCGGCGCCGCCGCCCTTCTCgtccttcttctcctccggcTCCTGCTTCACCACCACTGCGTGCTTGCCGGTTTTCCTATGTACGTTTTCCACCAGCTTCGCTGGCTCGAACACGCCCTTCACGGTAACTTGGGAAGCCTTCAGATCCGGTTCCGCCTCCTTTACACCTGCTCGGTAGGGGAAAATGAATCTTAACAGCAACGAAAAGGGAAGGATCTTTGGTCACAATCTCCAAGCTAAAAGCATCAGTCAGAAGATTCATGTTTCAAACCAAAAACGAAAGAacagaaaaatttaaaaagaaaatgcGACTGAAATTGACGCTTTTAATTAATCTTGCTTCTGCATATAATGAACTCGGTAAATTAATAGCAGCTAAAAGTAATGAATCAAAATCATTGTAGGGTGCGAGGTAGAAAAACAGGGGAACCTTTCATCTTTAGTATTCGCTTCTTGATCTGCTGTGCGCAGGCCTCGCAATGCATGTGGACTGTCAGCACCACCGTGATCATTTTTGGCTGTGGACGAAGAGGACGAAACAGGGAGGAGAAATGATTCGAGATTCGAAGTGTTGATCCAGGAAAAAACATAGATTGAGAAATATTACGAGAGTAAATGGCTTACCTCTTCCTTTTTCTCCTCCACCTTGggcttctcctcttccttcttctcctcctctttcttCTCCGGCTTCGTCGGCGGCAGCGGCGGCAGCGGCGTCAGCAGCTCGACCTTCCTCCCGGTCTTCTTCTGGACCCGATCCACCACCTTCATCGGATCCTCAGCCGCCTTTTTCCCCTTCACCACCACCTTGTGCGTCCTGCTGTCCGTCTTTACATCCTCCACccctgaaaaaaaaaacattttgtaTTCAAATCTCACGCAaaaggaaatgaagaaaaaaattaaaaaaaaaagtttaaaattcaCCTACAACACTCATTACCTGCAAATCCCTTCAAGCTCCTCTTTACCTTCCTCGCGCACCCCTCACAATGCATGAAGACGCGCATCTCGATCTCCTCCGGAGGCGGCGGAGGAGGCGGCGCGTCTGCCTTCTTTTCCTCCTCGACTCCATCTTTCTTCCCCTCAACCTCTGCGCCGCCGTCCTTCCGCTCCTccgccttcttctcctcctttttctCTTCCTTACCCTTTGGCTTCTCGTCTACCGCCGCCGGCTCCTTCTTCACCTGCTCCGCCTTTTTCGCCTCCTACAATGAAACAACCCATCTTTTCTATAAAATCCCCACTTACACTCCAAAATCACAAAAAAAAGGTTGAAAACCGAACAAAAACATAAAAGGGATCAACTTTGCACCTCTCCCATGTCTCTACCCTGCGCAGTTGCTGCCAGGAGCTCAACGCCGGCAATGGAAACCAAAAACCAAAAGCTTTTACTTACCTTCCCACGGTATCACTTGCTGCtccgcctctctctctctctctctctctctgtggaGTCAGTCAGCGTGTATCCAGTTGATAGTGGGCAGCAAAGCAGTGAACGTGTCAATTAGAAAGAGAGAGGGAGGCACGTGCGAGACGGATGGGGGTAACACACCACCATTGGGGCGGCGCATGTACGAACCTTGACCTGTGGACCTGCGCTCGTGTAAAGTAAAGGTGGCAATTcgtatagaaaagaaaaatataacaattatagagaaatcatattaaaaaaaacttatttaatttgaCGTTTGGATTTTACCATCATTTGACTAAAAAGCTTTCTGTTGTAACTAATAAAGCGTATCTCGTCATCTTGGTTTCTTGTTTCTTTATCCAGTTtcaggaaaattctaaaaaatattacGCAATAAAAAACCACCACCATTATCGATTCATCATTCTATTTTTGCCTCTGGAGAATTTAATTTAGTGGTCCAGAACCATCAACTGCAATATAATTCCCATTAATGCTATTTAAGCCATGTAATTATATTGCGTTTATCGCAAATTGCGTAAAActaagttatttatttatttaattttaccgATAGTTCCAGCGGTAATTGTGATAAGAAAAGGCATGAGTGGAGAGGACTTGATTACAAAAAGCTCAGTGGGAGTCTAGTACAACAGTATAATATCATATATAATTCTTTTTGGAAACGGGAGCTACTCCAGGAATTAACCAAAGTAGAGTGATTAAAGTAACAACTCTACTGTCCTACAAAACCTCGTCGTAAACCGTCgtaggaaataattattaagcTAAACGATTATGGGATTCTAAACAGTGGTCCAGCCACATGGCTGCCATGTTTAATTAGTCTACGATTATGGGATTCTAAACAAACCCCCAAACGCATGAATTGATACTTAGGCTAAAACAAGaatatttatatgctgcataaaGTACAAATGTCACTACTGTATTAATGTAGGGTGTGACTTCTGCAAGGCTTTAATTTTGATCCTCTCTGGGGGGATCCACGGTATGTACTGAAATATAAGAAATAGAAATCACATGCTGTTGCACATGTACAGAGAATGTTGTTGATGTGAATAATCTCAATTTCCTTTCTACAGAGTTATTTTCATATATAGTTAAAAGTTAAAAGACTACGTGTATGGTTAGAGCTAGAGTAGGAGTACTTCATATATGGTTAAAACAAAAATGAGCTAGCTACGTACTACTCTTAGGGGATGCTTGGTTCACATAAGGGAATATGAATGAGAATGAGATTAATGGAAGTGGGGAATGGAAATGGAGGGTTTCTCATTCCCCTCCTTTTGCTAGGGAATGG
It contains:
- the LOC122027727 gene encoding heavy metal-associated isoprenylated plant protein 7-like, which produces MGEEAKKAEQVKKEPAAVDEKPKGKEEKKEEKKAEERKDGGAEVEGKKDGVEEEKKADAPPPPPPPEEIEMRVFMHCEGCARKVKRSLKGFAGVEDVKTDSRTHKVVVKGKKAAEDPMKVVDRVQKKTGRKVELLTPLPPLPPTKPEKKEEEKKEEEKPKVEEKKEEPKMITVVLTVHMHCEACAQQIKKRILKMKGVKEAEPDLKASQVTVKGVFEPAKLVENVHRKTGKHAVVVKQEPEEKKDEKGGGAGEDAGKDEKKAGDAGGDNAEKKEEKESGGGAEEKEKKEGGGAETAEATPPPKVVEQLMRNDLYHYYPRHPAAGGFVGYAYPSYPPYPTYPPQIFSDENPNACSVM